A genomic window from Vitis riparia cultivar Riparia Gloire de Montpellier isolate 1030 chromosome 18, EGFV_Vit.rip_1.0, whole genome shotgun sequence includes:
- the LOC117907256 gene encoding increased DNA methylation 3, translating into MEEHRSPSHTNPAVNAAGSAKERSSGPAFGGVDIGESEGGYFLRVAMPGAMRDEGSFSISKDGTVDIQGVIRYEIPSQVPKMKVQQLYPPGPFALSLKLPGRVDPRMFTCKLRYDGIFEVVVMKPGYSDTPAQPSYRERSMPVNT; encoded by the exons ATGGAAGAACATAGAAGCCCTTCACACACAAACCCAGCTGTTAATGCTGCCGGAAGCGCAAAGGAACGATCCAGTGGACCAGCTTTTGGTGGTGTCGACATTGGTGAGAGTGAAGGTGGATATTTCCTGAGAGTTGCAATGCCTGGAGCCATGAGGGATGAGG GTTCATTTAGTATTAGTAAAGATGGCACTGTTGATATACAAGGTGTGATCAGATATGAGATTCCATCACAGGTGCCGAAGATGAAGGTCCAGCAGCTATATCCTCCTGGACCATTTGCGTTGTCTCTTAAACTGCCTGGACGTGTTGACCCTAGAATGTTCACTTGTAAACTAAGGTATGATGGCATCTTTGAGGTTGTGGTCATGAAACCTGGTTATTCTGATACGCCAGCACAGCCATCCTACCGGGAACGCAGCATGCCTGTAAATACATAG
- the LOC117906913 gene encoding probable inorganic phosphate transporter 1-9, with translation MALKVLSALDTAKTQYYHFKAIIIAGMGLFTDAYDLFCIPPIMKLIGRIYYEDEPNHEKQYETPAFVVSLLVGLALLGTVIGQLVFGRLGDQIGRRRVYGLSLMLMVLSSIGCGFSICRTRNCVLVTLGFFRFMLGIGIGGDYPLSATIMSEFANKKTRGSFIAAVFSMQGFGILVSSTVTMVVCSIFNAASNAKKNHTPEEADLVWRLILMFGAIPAAMTYYWRMMMPETARYTALVEQNVLQAAKDMEKVLDVSMSQIAEEYEIPPNPPSYPLFSKEFFRRHGRDLFSCATTWFLVDVVFYSSNLFQSQIYKNYLSKKEEINAYTEAFEVARVQAIIAVCSTIPGYWATVSCIDRIGRVKIQMMGFLFMGLGLLAIGIPYYSTWDEDMGNKGKKFGFMLLYGLTFFFANFGPNTTTFIVPAELFPARFRSTCHGISGAAGKVGAIIGSVGFLWASHNKEEKGYPKAIGMQYSLVILSGVCFMGVVVTYFFTRETKGRSLEENEIENENEDGSNDRVLLRCFTNCSVQSHPSINEGAAA, from the exons ATGGCGTTAAAAGTCCTTTCTGCCCTTGACACTGCTAAAACCCAGTATTACCACTTCAAGGCCATCATCATCGCCGGCATGGGTCTCTTCACCGACGCCTACGACCTCTTCTGTATTCCTCCCATCATGAAACTGATCGGACGGATCTACTACGAGGATGAGCCAAACCATGAGAAGCAATACGAAACCCCAGCCTTTGTGGTCTCCCTCTTGGTAGGGCTGGCGCTGCTGGGGACTGTGATTGGTCAGCTCGTCTTCGGCCGCCTCGGTGATCAGATCGGGAGGCGGCGCGTATACGGGCTCTCATTGATGCTCATGGTGCTGAGCTCCATCGGATGCGGCTTCTCCATCTGCAGGACTCGGAACTGCGTGTTGGTGACTTTGGGATTCTTCAGGTTCATGCTCGGCATCGGGATCGGCGGTGATTATCCGTTGTCGGCGACGATCATGTCGGAGTTCGCCAACAAGAAGACGCGTGGCTCGTTTATCGCCGCTGTTTTCTCGATGCAGGGCTTTGGGATTCTCGTCAGCTCGACCGTAACGATGGTGGTTTGTTCGATATTCAATGCTGCGTCGAATGCAAAGAAGAATCACACGCCGGAGGAGGCGGACTTAGTATGGCGGCTGATTCTGATGTTCGGCGCAATTCCGGCTGCGATGACGTATTATTGGCGTATGATGATGCCTGAAACTGCCAG GTACACAGCTCTGGTGGAACAAAATGTCCTTCAAGCAGCAAAGGACATGGAGAAAGTGTTGGATGTTTCAATGAGTCAGATTGCAGAAGAGTATGAAATCCCACCAAATCCACCTTCTTATCCTCTCTTCTCCAAGGAATTCTTCCGTCGCCATGGCCGAGATCTCTTCTCTTGCGCCACTACTTGGTTTCTAGTGGATGTCGTCTTCTATAGCAGTAATCTTTTCCAGTCTCAGATTTACAAGAACTACCTCTCAAAGAAGGAAGAGATAAATGCATATACAGAGGCCTTTGAGGTTGCTAGAGTCCAAGCAATCATTGCAGTTTGTTCAACAATTCCCGGATACTGGGCCACTGTCTCTTGCATTGATCGCATTGGAAGGGTTAAAATTCAAATGATGGGGTTCCTCTTCATGGGCCTTGGCTTACTGGCAATTGGGATACCTTACTACTCTACCTGGGATGAAGACATGGGGAATAAAGGCAAGAAATTTGGTTTCATGCTCCTTTATGGCCTCACCTTCTTCTTTGCCAACTTTGGACCAAACACAACCACATTCATAGTTCCTGCTGAGCTTTTCCCTGCAAGATTCAGATCAACCTGTCATGGCATTTCTGGGGCTGCTGGAAAGGTGGGGGCAATTATCGGGTCTGTGGGCTTCCTGTGGGCTTCTCACAATAAGGAAGAGAAAGGGTATCCCAAAGCAATTGGGATGCAATACTCTTTGGTGATTCTGTCTGGGGTCTGTTTCATGGGAGTGGTGGTAACCTATTTTTTCACCCGTGAAACCAAGGGAAGATCATTGGAGGAGAATGAGATTGAGAATGAGAATGAAGATGGAAGCAATGACCGGGTCCTCCTCAGGTGTTTCACAAATTGCAGTGTGCAGTCACATCCATCAATTAATGAAGGGGCAGCTGCATAG
- the LOC117906914 gene encoding cysteine protease XCP1, which yields MALSPFSNFFLLFISMSVFAYSAFARDFSIVGYSPDDLTSMDKLTDLFESWMSKHGKSYRSFEEKLHRFEVFQDNLKHIDETNKKVSSYWLGLNEFADLSHEEFKRKYLGLKIELPKRRDSPEEFSYKDVADLPKSVDWRKKGAVAHVKNQGACGSCWAFSTVAAVEGINQIVTGNLTALSEQELIDCDKPFNNGCNGGLMDYAFAFIISNGGLRKEEDYPYVMEEGTCGEKKEELEVVTISGYHDVPEDNEQSFLKALANQPLSVAIEASSRGFQFYSGGIFNGHCGTELDHGVAAVGYGTSKGVDYITVKNSWGPKWGEKGYIRMKRNIGKPEGICGIYKMASYPTKNK from the exons ATGGCTCTCTccccattttctaattttttccttctcttcatttccatgTCTGTCTTTGCCTATTCAGCTTTTGCTAGAGATTTCTCAATTGTGGGCTATTCGCCAGATGATCTGACTTCCATGGATAAACTCACTGATCTCTTTGAGTCTTGGATGTCAAAACATGGAAAAAGTTATAGGAGTTTTGAAGAGAAGTTGCACAGATTTGAGGTGTTTCAGGATAATTTGAAGCACATTGATGAGACAAACAAGAAGGTGAGTAGCTACTGGCTCGGATTAAATGAGTTTGCAGACTTGAGCCATGAAGAATTCAAAAGGAAGTATTTGGGGTTGAAGATTGAGCTGCCTAAGAGAAGAGACTCCCCTGAAGAATTCAGCTATAAAGATGTTGCGGATTTGCCAAAGTCTGTGGACTGGAGAAAGAAAGGAGCTGTTGCTCACGTTAAGAACCAAGGAGCATGTG GTAGTTGCTGGGCATTTTCCACAGTAGCTGCAGTTGAGGGCATAAACCAGATTGTGACTGGGAATTTGACTGCTCTGTCTGAGCAAGAGTTGATTGATTGCGACAAACCCTTCAACAATGGGTGCAATGGAGGTCTAATGGATTACGCTTTCGCCTTCATAATCTCTAATGGGGGGCTTCGCAAGGAAGAAGATTACCCTTATGTAATGGAGGAAGGCACGTGTGGTGAAAAGAAG GAAGAATTGGAGGTAGTGACAATTAGCGGATACCATGATGTACCCGAGGACAACGAGCAGAGCTTCTTGAAGGCACTAGCAAACCAGCCTCTGAGTGTGGCAATTGAGGCTTCAAGCAGAGGCTTCCAATTCTACAGTGGG GGTATTTTCAATGGGCATTGTGGGACTGAGCTAGATCATGGAGTGGCAGCTGTTGGATATGGCACATCCAAGGGAGTAGATTACATCACTGTGAAGAACTCCTGGGGACCCAAATGGGGAGAGAAAGGCTATATAAGGATGAAGAGAAACATAGGGAAGCCTGAGGGGATCTGTGGAATCTACAAAATGGCTTCCTATCCTACTAAAAACAAGTGA